One Cuculus canorus isolate bCucCan1 chromosome 1, bCucCan1.pri, whole genome shotgun sequence DNA segment encodes these proteins:
- the LOC128853887 gene encoding forkhead box protein D1-like, producing the protein MSEVFSENNEGSLPNCTVGGEEEGKLIHRITPRIPSSYTRAKKGLSVTEGEARFLDKPPLSYIALIAKAILSSPTNKLNLAAIYKYIEDNFPFYRNKGRGWRNSVRHNLSLNDCFIKVGRCEDGKGNYWSIHPSNLNDFVHGDFRQHRRSRKRGRQKELEHCLAVNYFMPWGHSPSYPAPNWLYQTHCFLNPLWKILYADRLQFVHEYQKWNVNSDLIMGKFSPPLQTDKPHSISVDRFYGSPATSVMQQNIFLNIQQAFPNSFFFSSQKQQQSEAFRHICKY; encoded by the coding sequence ATGAGTGAagtcttctctgaaaacaacGAAGGAAGTCTACCCAACTGTACAgtaggaggagaagaagaaggaaaactgattCACAGGATTACACCTCGAATCCCCAGCTCTTACACACGTGCCAAAAAGGGTCTTTCTGTGACTGAGGGTGAAGCAAGATTTCTGGACAAACCACCTCTATCTTACATAGCCCTAATTGCAAAGGCAATTCTTTCTTCCCCTACGAATAAACTGAACTTAGCTGCTATCTACAAATacattgaagataattttccCTTCTACAGGAACAAAGGTCGAGGCTGGAGGAACAGTGTAAGGCACAACCTTTCACTAAATGACTGTTTCATCAAGGTGGGAAGATGTGAGGATGGCAAAGGAAATTACTGGAGTATTCACCCATCTAACTTAAATGACTTTGTTCATGGAGACTTCAGGCAACATCGAAGGTCACGAAAACGAGGCCGTCAAAAGGAGCTCGAGCATTGCCTTGCTGTGAATTATTTCATGCCATGGGGACACTCTCCTTCCTACCCAGCACCAAACTGGCTTTACCAAACCCATTGCTTTCTGAATCCTTTGTGGAAAATTCTGTATGCTGACAGACTGCAGTTTGTGCATGAATACCAGAAATGGAATGTAAACAGTGATTTAATCATGGGGAAGTTTTCACCTCCACTACAGACTGACAAACCACACAGCATTTCTGTGGACCGGTTTTACGGATCTCCTGCTACTTCAGTAATGcagcagaatattttcctaaatattcAACAGGCTTTCCctaattcctttttcttctcttctcaaaagcagcagcaaagtgaAGCATTCAGACACATCTGTAAGTACTAG